A window of the Tripterygium wilfordii isolate XIE 37 chromosome 12, ASM1340144v1, whole genome shotgun sequence genome harbors these coding sequences:
- the LOC120011344 gene encoding uncharacterized protein LOC120011344 codes for MGCFACFDGGNKQQRREEERLASAEARAKAAEAAQRRQEQFEKSAAGRAAKAQIQANAKQSANSNKGEPVLKWQMGGS; via the exons ATGGGTTGTTTCGCTTGCTTCGATGGAGGAAACAAGCAACAAAGAAGGGAAGAAGAGCGATTGGCCTCAGCCGAAGCACGAGCTAAGGCCGCCGAAGCTGCGCAGAGAAG GCAAgagcaatttgaaaaatctGCTGCAGGAAGAGCGGCTAAGGCACAGATACAAGCAAATGCAAAACAGTCTGCAAATTCCAACAAAGGCGAACCAGTTCTAAAG TGGCAGATGGGCGGAAGCTAA
- the LOC120010701 gene encoding exocyst complex component EXO70I-like: MAPNEEEEDPTIIKLESARSSIKILLQNSAEMEESLERMDKDFDRIAESLSTSSRRVAPLHSLSITTKALETRINRSVSPALSLLDNFKLCESLQSKLLDLSSKLSAEKKRKRRLKNLLSYVDCVDQLNSVIEVISRDGEPVTQRLQEVVEFLSRTKATDQYNTHRLRETLVTLKALYETEVDAMKFDGLLDEALLSLQDEYESILQKLRHQDTTDDFNANSEAEMAASDLGTELEVAVLRKISETLAANDCLDICIDIYVKVRYRRAAKALMQLNPDYLRTYTPEEIDEMEWETLETAIGFWVQHFELAVKTVLVSEKKLSNQILGGIFDGVIWPECFVKIADKIMAVFLRFGEGVARSSKEPQKLFKLLDMFTLLEKLKTEFTEIFEGEAGADICTRFRELEKLLVHASTKVFWEFGLQIEGNSDGLPLPANASVPKLVRYAINFLKYLATETYSASMAKVLQTEQIWKAGILSKPETSESLLKDAVLNIMEALQRNVEAKKSRYKDKVLPHVFAMNTYWYIYMRSKNTELGRLIGEQYMKKKYKIVAEEAAYMYQRQAWGPLVGLLDKEEMKRRSISADIKAVARGNIESFLKELEEISKKHIESIIIPDVDLRDQIKEATTKLVVSTYTEFLNYYSKILPVKSYTSPETIQEFLGQIFSGGDRVVDGRLRRLGSKDLIRGETSASMERDVKAFRRTRSNRSNTSDL, encoded by the exons ATGGCGcccaatgaagaagaagaagacccaACAATCATTAAGCTCGAATCAGCACGTTCATCTATCAAAATTCTACTTCAGAACTCGGCAGAGATGGAAGAAAGCTTGGAAAGAATGGACAAAGACTTTGATCGAATAGCCGAATCTCTTTCAACATCTTCAAGAAGAGTAGCTCCTTTACACTCTCTGTCAATAACAACCAAAGCTCTTGAAACAAGAATTAACAGATCTGTCTCTCCTGCTCTTTCGCTTCTTGATAACTTTAAGCTTTGCGAGTCCCTTCAAAGCAAGCTCCTCGACCTTTCCTCCAAATTATCCGCGGAGAAGAAACGAAAAAGAAGGCTCAAGAACTTGCTTAGCTATGTTGATTGTGTTGATCAGTTAAACTCGGTCATAGAAGTGATTAGTCGAGATGGTGAGCCGGTGACTCAGAGGCTTCAAGAGGTGGTGGAGTTCTTGAGCAGGACTAAAGCCACGGATCAGTATAACACTCACAGGTTGAGAGAGACTCTGGTCACTCTCAAAGCCCTCTATGAGACAGAGGTTGATGCCATGAAATTTGATGGGTTGCTTGATGAGGCATTACTCAGTTTGCAAGATGAGTATGAAAGCATATTGCAGAAATTGAGACATCAAGATACTACAGATGATTTCAATGCTAATTCTGAAGCTGAGATGGCTGCTTCTGATCTGGGTACGGAGTTGGAGGTTGCAGTTCTAAGAAAAATCTCTGAAACTTTAGCTGCCAATGATTGTTTGGACATTTGTATTGATATCTACGTCAAG GTTAGATACAGAAGAGCAGCAAAAGCACTAATGCAACTAAACCCAGATTATCTGAGAACATATACCCCGGAAGAAATCGATGAAATGGAGTGGGAAACCTTGGAGACAGCAATAGGCTTCTGGGTTCAACACTTTGAGCTTGCAGTGAAAACAGTTTTAGTATCAGAAAAGAAACTAAGCAATCAAATTCTAGGAGGAATTTTTGACGGAGTTATCTGGCCGGAATGCTTTGTGAAGATAGCTGACAAGATAATGGCAGTCTTTCTGAGATTCGGAGAGGGTGTCGCGAGGAGCAGCAAAGAGCCTCAAAAGCTTTTCAAGCTCTTGGACATGTTCACTTTGTTAGAGAAGCTTAAAACAGAATTCACAGAGATTTTTGAAGGCGAAGCTGGAGCGGATATTTGTACTAGATTCAGAGAATTAGAAAAACTTCTTGTCCACGCTTCAACTAAGGTGTTTTGGGAGTTTGGCCTCCAGATTGAAGGCAATTCAGATGGTTTACCTTTGCCCGCAAATGCTTCAGTCCCAAAACTTGTTAGATATGCCATTAATTTCCTCAAATACCTTGCGACCGAGACTTACAGTGCATCCATGGCTAAAGTTCTCCAGACAGAACAAATATGGAAGGCCGGGATCCTATCGAAACCTGAAACAAGCGAAAGTTTACTCAAAGATGCTGTCTTGAACATCATGGAAGCTCTTCAAAGAAATGTAGAGGCAAAAAAATCGCGTTACAAGGACAAAGTTCTGCCTCATGTGTTTGCCATGAACACATACTGGTACATATACATGAGAAGTAAAAACACAGAACTTGGGAGGTTAATTGGAGAGCAATATATGAAAAAGAAGTACAAAATTGTTGCTGAAGAAGCAGCTTACATGTATCAAAGACAAGCTTGGGGACCACTGGTTGGATTGCTTGacaaagaagaaatgaagagaaGGAGCATTTCCGCGGACATTAAAGCTGTCGCAAGAGGGAACATAGAGAGTTTTTTGAAGGAATTGGAAGAGATTTCAAAGAAACACATAGAGTCTATTATCATTCCTGATGTGGATTTGAGAGATCAAATCAAAGAAGCAACAACAAAGCTGGTGGTTTCAACTTATACAGAGTTCTTGAACTATTACTCAAAGATACTACCAGTGAAATCATACACTAGTCCTGAAACAATTCAAGAGTTCTTGGGTCAAATCTTTAGTGGTGGTGATAGAGTGGTTGATGGGAGGTTGAGGCGCCTTGGATCAAAGGATCTTATTCGTGGAGAGACCTCGGCGTCTATGGAAAGAGACGTCAAGGCTTTTCGACGTACCAGATCAAATAGATCAAATACCAGTGATCTGTAA
- the LOC120010485 gene encoding protein FAR1-RELATED SEQUENCE 5-like, with product MGDDEFNIDPDFGDFTDENISSDEDLEKMAEVHTPVNIEVDTTQPFEIDMEFESREIAINYVRKCRRKHGVVVVVKRSDANATKRTPRIILACERSGGYRGKDNVLKRRSSTKKCGCPFSLRAYVLNSVPQRWHLTVVNEKHNHALVKCFEGYSFMGRLTREERDTVERLCKTGVRSRDILNSLKLKDPTNATTMKTIYNVRTVMRVKELFNLLLQNGYVVRHRSEANTEVVKDLFFSCSTSIKLARAFPFVFMLDCTYKTNKYRLPLLQVVGVTSTMKNFCVAFCYTSSEKEETYGWALCCFRDLFDTVLACVFFNDRKVSLMIALKTVFLAAKNLLCRVHISRNVLTNYIGLFNLKSKFDDFMVAFASVMHSYTVAEYEQNVAKMHERFKGYPKALSYVNESWLNKYKTYFVYAYINQFFHIDNTTNNRVEGSHSKLKKYLSTSVGGFVQSFTHIHLLLQGQVIDVKASFEDSLTRMPIRFRTWMYKDLVNIVSTAVLEKIESEFAFIGSLGIQHDKVNVRGRKKGQRSFKGSLAYDKSTRREPSAFEHALDGHVFEDVQPIQPSQCSSKSVQKEKQD from the exons ATGGGTGACGACGAGTTCAACatcgatcctgactttggtgaCTTCACCGATGAGAATATCTCCAGCGATGAG GATTTGGAGAAAATGGCTGAGGTGCACACCCCTGTGAACATTGAAGTGGACACCACACAGCCTTTCGAAATTGATATG GAATTTGAGAGTAGGGAGATTGCTATAAACTATGTCAGGAAGTGTAGACGTAAACACGGGGTAGTTGTCGTGGTTAAAAGATCAGATGCTAATGCTACAAAGAGAACACCTAGGATTATACTTGCTTGTGAGAGAAGTGGTGGTTATAGGGGGAAAGACAATGTTTTGAAGAGGAGGTCCTCAACAAAGAAGTGTGGCTGCCCATTTAGTCTAAGAGCTTATGTGTTGAATTCAGTTCCTCAAAGATGGCATTTGACTGTGGTGAATGAGAAACACAACCATGCTCTAGTTAAATGCTTTGAAGGGTATTCATTTATGGGTAGACTTACAAGGGAAGAAAGGGATACTGTTGAAAGATTATGTAAGACAGGGGTGAGGTCGAGGGACATTTTAAATAGCCTGAAGTTGAAAGATCCAACAAATGCTACTACTATGAAGACCATATATAATGTGAGGACTGTAATGCGGGTCAAAGAGTTGTTCAACTTGCTTCTTCAAAATGGGTATGTGGTTAGGCATCGATCTGAGGCAAACACTGAAGTAGTCAAGGATTTATTTTTCAGTTGCTCAACGTCGATCAAACTTGCAAGAGCATTTCCATTTGTCTTCATGCTTGATTGTACGTACAAGACAAATAAGTACAGGCTGCCTTTACTTCAAGTGGTTGGTGTGACTTCAACAATGAAAAATTTTTGTGTTGCATTCTGCTATACGAGTTCAGAGAAGGAAGAGACATATGGGTGGGCTTTATGTTGCTTCAGGGACTTGTTTGATACTGTGTTGGCATGTGTGTTTTTTAATGATCGAAAAGTTTCTTTAATGATTGCTTTGAAGACTGTTTTCTTAGCTGCAAAGAACCTTCTATGTAGGGTTCACATTTCCAGGAATGTGCTCACGAACTACATTGGTTTGTTCAATCTGAAATCTAAATTTGATGACTTCATGGTTGCATTTGCAAGTGTTATGCACTCTTATACAGTTGCTGAGTATGAGCAGAATGTTGCCAAGATGCATGAAAGGTTCAAAGGGTATCCTAAAGCATTGAGCTATGTTAATGAATCATGGCTGAACAAGTACAAAACATATTTTGTTTATGCTTATATCAATCAGTTTTTCCACATAGACAACACAACCAACAACAGAGTGGAGGGTAGTcattcaaaattgaagaaatactTGTCAACATCAGTGGGGGGATTTGTGCAAAGCTTCACACACATACATTTGTTGCTTCAAGGTCAAGTTATTGACGTCAAGGCTTCTTTTGAAGACAGTCTTACTAGGATGCCAATTAGGTTTAGGACATGGATGTATAAGGACTTAGTGAATATTGTGTCCACTGCTGTTCTAGAGAAGATTGAGTCTGAATTTGCATTTATTGGCAGCTTAGGTATTCAGCATGAT AAGGTGAATGTGAGAGGTAGAAAGAAAGGGCAGAGGAGTTTTAAAGGTAGCCTAGCATATGATAAATCAACCAGGAGGGAACCTTCTGCATTTGAGCATGCATTAGATGGACATGTTTTTGAAGATGTTCAACCAATTCAGCCATCACAATGTTCAAGTAAAAGTGTGCAGAAGGAGAAGCAGGACTAG
- the LOC120011212 gene encoding uncharacterized protein LOC120011212 has protein sequence MSVRPLESLPPTETLEIENGLSLMPRIKLTLTVYPVLPSVSKPIDEWKLKRALNEFLRTSLSVPVTIPEEDLVIRRVKDIKKRKREDPVAHGTLCIRDLGFLNSRRRRNSEHDVGDGEDVKVLERKFLDWRKQLVEKMDGIELNLEGIKYTLHVAVPKSDDFEGMKKEWEELYSFRNRGYSRDGRQEPDTIVLRGMPSRWFAEPRVSSKPSMLVTHTILSTFGKIRNINVAEEDDPGKDADEDIGVIISGLHCKIVVQFEKYQDFYNALRVLCCRSLQKQGTRLKSDYEVTWDKDGFFRNSRSHVQEKSSRMPAIGAGLYGNQASRHEPHNPQSTYEDTRRKRFKE, from the exons ATGAGTGTCCGACCGTTAGAATCTCTGCCTCCAACGGAAACCCTAGAAATTGAGAATGGGCTCTCACTGATGCCGCGCATTAAGCTCACGCTCACGGTCTACCCGGTACTTCCATCTGTCTCGAAACCGATCGACGAGTGGAAGCTGAAGCGGGCACTCAATGAGTTCCTTAGGACTTCCCTCTCAGTTCCCGTCACTATTCCTGAGGAGGACCTCGTGATCCGCCGTGTTAAAGATATCAAGAAGCGCAAGCGCGAGGACCCTGTGGCTCACGGCACTCTATGCATTCGTGACTTGGGGTTTCTCAACAGTCGTAGAAGAAGAAACAGTGAACATGATGTTGGAGATGGAGAGGATGTGAAGGTTTTGGAGAGGAAGTTCTTGGATTGGAGAAAGCAACTCGTGGAAaaaatggatggaattgagctgAATCTTGAAGGAATTAAGTATACGCTCCATGTTGCAGTACCAAAATCTGATGATTTTGAAGGGATGAAGAAAGAATGGGAAGAGTTGTACTCGTTTAGAAATAGAG GATATTCAAGGGATGGGAGGCAAGAGCCGGATACAATTGTGTTGCGAGGGATGCCATCGCGGTGGTTTGCAGAGCCTAGGGTTTCATCGAAGCCTTCGATGTTGGTTACACATACAATCTTATCTACATTTGGGAAGATAAG GAATATTAATGTTGCCGAGGAGGATGATCCTGGTAAAGATGCAGATGAAGACATTGGTGTTATAATTTCAGGTCTTCACTGTAAGATTGTGGTTCAGTTTGAGAAATATCAGGATTTCTATAATGCTCTTAGGGTGCTATGCTGCCGCTCATTACAGAAG CAAGGAACTCGATTAAAGTCTGATTATGAGGTCACTTGGGACAAGGATGGCTTTTTCCGCAATTCAAGAAGTCATGTTCAAGAAAAGAGCAGCAGGATGCCTGCAATAGGAGCAGGACTGTATGGGAATCAGGCTTCTAGACATGAGCCACACAATCCTCAGTCAACTTATGAGGATACTCGCAGGAAGAGGTTTAAG GAATAG
- the LOC120011214 gene encoding LIM domain-containing protein WLIM1-like produces the protein MEFAGTTQKCMACDKTVYLVDRLTADNRVYHKACFRCHHCKGTLKLGNYNSFEGVLYCRPHFDQLFKRTGSLDKSFEGTPKIAKPEKIVDGEKPAVTKASSMFGGTREKCFGCKKTVYPTEKVSVNGTPYHKSCFKCSHGGCVISPSNYIAHEGRLYCKHHHNQLIKEKGNLSQLEGDNVKNQVTDKVKSREIPAES, from the exons ATGGAATTTGCAGGAACAACCCAGAAATGCATGGCCTGTGACAAGACTGTGTATCTTGTGGATAGGCTAACTGCTGATAACCGTGTCTACCACAAAGCCTGCTTCCGCTGCCATCACTGCAAAGGAACTCTCAAG CTTGGAAACTACAATTCTTTTGAAGGAGTCCTGTATTGCAGGCCACACTTTGATCAACTCTTCAAAAGGACTGGTAGTCTGGACAAAAGTTTTGAAG GGACACCGAAGATTGCAAAACCAGAGAAAATTGTAGATGGAGAG AAACCTGCAGTGACTAAAGCCTCAAGCATGTTTGGTGGAACCAGAGAGAAATGTTTTGGCTGCAAGAAGACTGTTTATCCCACTGAGAAG GTTTCAGTGAATGGAACCCCTTACCACAAGAGTTGCTTCAAATGCAGCCATGGAGGGTGTGTGATTAGCCCATCCAACTACATTGCTCATGAGGGGAGACTATACTGCAAACACCACCACAATCAACTCATCAAGGAGAAAGGTAACCTAAGCCAGCTTGAAGGTGACAATGTCAAAAATCAAGTCACTGACAAAGTGAAGTCAAGAGAAATACCTGCCGAATCATGA